The DNA segment GGGTGGACCCGGAGATCGTGGACCGGGTTCTGCGGCACCTCGATGTGCGCAGCCTGCGTTAGGGAGGCTCGGCCGGACGCTCGGCGGGCCGCGTAGATCAGCCGGCCGCGCAGATCAGCCGGCCGTGTGGATCAGCGAGCCGCGTGGATCGGCTAGCTGTGTATATCCGGTCATACGTATGTATGGGGTCTGTGGATAACCGGAAGCGCCGTCCGCCCCGTACTCCTACTCTCGGATCATGACTCGCAACATCGTGATCAGTGGAGGCGGCACGGGCATCGGGCTGGCGACGGCGCGCGCCTTCGCCGCGGACGGGGACCGGGTGCTGCTCCTCGGGCGGCGCGCGGAGGTGCTGGAGAAGGCCGGGGTGCCGGGGGCGCTCACCCACGCGGCCGATCTCACCGAGCCCGCCGACGTGCGGGAGACCGCCCGGCTCGTCGCCCGGGAGTTCGGCACCGTCGACGTGCTCGTGCACAGCGCCGGGGGCTCCGGCGGCCTGGAGCCGCCGGCCGGCGGCGAGGACCCCCTCGACCGGGTGGCCCATGCCTGGACCGTCGCCTTCGGACTCAACACCCTCACCGCAGTGCTGCTCACCGAGGCCCTCCAGGAGCGGCTCGCCGA comes from the Streptomyces sp. SUK 48 genome and includes:
- a CDS encoding SDR family oxidoreductase produces the protein MTRNIVISGGGTGIGLATARAFAADGDRVLLLGRRAEVLEKAGVPGALTHAADLTEPADVRETARLVAREFGTVDVLVHSAGGSGGLEPPAGGEDPLDRVAHAWTVAFGLNTLTAVLLTEALQERLAEPGGRVLFLSSIAAYRGSGTGAYAASKAALHPYAHDLARRLGHRGITVNVVAPGYIEDTDFFGDGLPEERRGQLVAETSTGRAGEPGDVASTLHWLASPAAGHITSQIIQVNGGAERGH